In Micrococcales bacterium, the DNA window CCGCGCTGGTCGTTGGACCGGTTGGGACTGGCACCGTGCTGGCCGAGGCAGGCAACGCCTGGGCCGAGGAGGCCGGTGGTACCTCCGGCGCCCTGTGGGGTCTGCTGCTCCGAACCCTCGGCGGATCGCTGGGCGACACCCAAGCGCCCAGTGCCGAGGCTGTGGCTGCCGCTGTGGAACAGGCCAGCCAGGCCGTCATGACCGTGGGCAAGGCTCAATTGGGCGACAAGACCATGGTTGACGCGTTGGTGCCATTCACCGAAGCCCTCACTGCCAATGTGGCATCGGGCGCTGGTTTGGCCAAGGCTTGGCAGCAAGCCGCACAGGTTGCCACCGAGGCGGCTGAGGCCACGGCGGATCTGGTGCCGAAGATTGGCCGCGCCCGGCCGCACGCTGAGAAGTCAGTTGGCACGCCAGATCCTGGCGCAGTCTCGCTGGCCTCGATCGCCGAGACCGTTGGCAAAGCGCTGACGGAGGCTGGCTAGAGGTGGACCGAACCATGAAAGTGGCTATCGGTTGCGATGACGCAGGTTTGGCTT includes these proteins:
- a CDS encoding DAK2 domain-containing protein; its protein translation is MCTSFDMAGVSLTLCWLDEQLEQAWLGPANTPAYRKGTVAQAALRQSSGAAAAVAQGETAVASAESQAVAKAVARVLQAVAAKIDATADHLGQLDQIAGDGDHGIGMQRGATGAAQAAAALVVGPVGTGTVLAEAGNAWAEEAGGTSGALWGLLLRTLGGSLGDTQAPSAEAVAAAVEQASQAVMTVGKAQLGDKTMVDALVPFTEALTANVASGAGLAKAWQQAAQVATEAAEATADLVPKIGRARPHAEKSVGTPDPGAVSLASIAETVGKALTEAG